CATGCAGTTTTGGAACATGGCTGCAGCGTCGCCGAAGATGAAGTCCACCGTGCCGGTGATGTGGCAGTTGCGGTAGAATTGCCTGTGGGCTTGGACGTAGAGGGTGCTCTCGTACCCTTCTATGCGGCAGTTGACGAATATCGACCGGTCTGATTGGACTCGTAGCGCCACCGCCTGGTGCTTTTCTGGACCGGCCGTGTTTCTGAACCCTAGCGACTGCGCCATGAATCTGGCTCCGATAGCAACTGCAGTTGTATTTGTGTCAGACATTAACCACTCTACCATTATGTCAGCATACGCACATTTTCAGATGTGTTATTGATAATTGATGAAAGTACAAAAAGTAAGTTGAGTTTTGGAAAGATTACCAAATGTTGCGGTCTCGAAGGTTGTGACTCCATCGACGAAATTCTTACTTCCGGTGATAATGGTCTTCTGTGATCCGTCTCCGTACAATGTCACATTCTTCATGTCCTTGGCAACTACCACATTCTCGTAGTATACGCCTTCTCTCACATAAATAACGTATCTACAAACACGAgacatacaaaaataataaggGATGCCCTAAAATCGAAGGTAAACACTACTACAGAAACCCcttcttgtcccacatcgataAAATTATGACCCTGGCATCTCCTCTATAAATAAGTGGATAACCAGATCTTTAAGGGAGtgagtgactcatttctaaCGACAACAACAAACATACCGTCCTTTGAATTTCTTAGGCATCGCCCCGAGAGCCTCGTTGATAGTACTGAAATTTCCGGTTTTGTCCTTTGCCACAGTGACATTCGGTGTGAACTTCAGACCGTTAGATTTCAAGATTCTCCGGTAGTGGTTATTATTCATCCAGTTGAAGACCAGCAGCTTCCGCTGCGACCCGTTGGAGGTCTCCGCCTCGGTCAGCGCAGCAGAGACCTGCGACGCCACGGAGAGCGCGTTGCTCCCAAACATCTTCACTCTCTCCAGAATCTTCCTCACCTTCTCCTTGTCCGCCACCTCCGGGAAGCCGTCGAGGCACGTCTGTTGGTACGAGATAACGGCGCTCAGCCAGTTGTCAAGCTCGGCCTTCGCCGTCCTCATCCTCCCAACACGCGCTCCTCTCACGCTCGCAATGGAGCTATTCACCTCGTCTCTACCGTCGTTTAACAACACGAGGCAGTCGTTCAGAGCGGCCTTTGTCATGGGGGTCTTGAACTCGAGACCTTTGGCCTGCCTCGTGACGTCGTCAACTACCTTGAAGGTGGCGACGAGCGACGCGCGGAGGATGTCCATGGGCGTGGCGGTGGCGTTGTTTTTGGTTTTCACTTCCTTGAGAATGCTCTCCTCGCATGTTTTCTTGTAGTCCGTGTTTGCGCACACCGACTTCACCACGCCCTGCGTGGTCTTGGGCTTCGGCGGGGGTGGGGGCGGGGCCTCCTGGTTGTGAGCGGCGACGGAATTGTGGTGGTtgtttttgttggttttgtagATGGCGAAGCAGACGGCGGCAGCGAGGAGGAGGATGGTGATGGCGGAGATGATGAAGGCGATACCGAGGTCCTGCTTGAACTTTTGCTTCTTCTCCTCTTGGCGGCGCTGTTGGATGAGGTCAAACGCCATCGGTGGCGGCGTGTGGTGGTGTTCTTCTTGTCTGCCTTGGCAAGGCAGTTTGTTTTCCCGGTTAACATTTTAGTATGTTTGGTTGGTTTTGGTGTTTGGTTTATATTTGTGTTGTTTGGAACAATGTGGATTGCGAGGGCGTGGATCGGTTGTAGTTTAGCAAGTGAGGCTCTGGATTAGAGGATTTATAGGACCTCTCtaactaatactactattcatttatatattcGGTTCATGCAGTATAATGAATGATGCTTGTTTTAGTGTTTCCgaaatttatctcatttaattttcaagaaatataaGTAATGTGTCACTAGTTTGCATCAGTCAAACAATCAAGAGCTAAACCTTGACGGAAACATTTTGATCTATTGGGGTATGTTTCGGTAGTACTTCCTTCGTCTCAGAAAAGTACGcattatacaaattttaatgcataataagataggtaaaaagaaaatttatagtaCATGTTTTAATCCATAATAAGAcaggtaaaaagaaaaagtaattctaGTGCTTACTTTgtccaccatttaaagagttattttgtcattttaaattGTCCACGATTTAAAGAAAGAatcattaatttctttttttttccacttttgaTATGCAGACTAAGCATTCCACCAATTTTTCTCactcataatttattataaaacaaatactattaaaaatggGTCCTCCACTTCACTtactttcttaattaatttttcttcacagagtcaatcattttcttaaaacccatgtcaagtcaaaatgatttttcaaatagtggacagatggagtattattagtggaaaatAAGTCTCACCtaattatagataaaatagtttttaaaataagaaaatgcatatttttatagatacaactaaaaaaaatagtgtataTCCTCATAGACTGAAAGAGTATTTTGACAGCGCTCTTTTATGTTAGCACGGAATTAGAAGTTGTAAAATGATAGCCTGATCATAGAGAATCAACCCGTCTAATATCACACTACAATCTTCtactacaattaaaaaaagaaaaagaaaaagcaatTGTATAAGTATCAAAACAACCAGCACAAAAAAGCATGGCAATTCGCAAACAAATCACCTAGCTACATCTTACAATAAAGTAATTTTGCCACaaatcattaatatttatattagcCATACATATGTATGTATAGATATAAATCCCGAGCCCCTCCTACACTGCCAACCCGGCAGTATACCTCACACCAGTCGAAGGCAGCCACGAGTTCCCAATAATAAACTGAGACACCGTAAAATTTCCCGCTTCAGCCGAGGTATTAAACACGCGGTAACCGGGCCACTTAACCCGAGCCCCCAACCCGGAACCCGGCCCATAATTCATATACTCACCATAATATAATGTATCGAGCGCAAACTCCCCATTCCACTCGAGCCATCCTTCCGGCCGTATCGCGCCGCTGATGTACGACTGCATAACGACCGTGCGCGAATAGAGCTTCCACGGACGGCCTAGATACGTCTGCGTGGTCGAGTTCAGCAGCTCTGGCTCGGCCGAGATGTTGCAGAATTGGATGGAGAAGCCCGTGTTCTCGACCGGCTCCTTACGGCCTTGGGCTGTGATGGTGTTCTTCTGGCTCGGGAGGCCCTTTCGGGCCACGATCTGGCAGTTCTGGAACACCACGGCCCCGTCTCCGAAGATGAAGTCCACGGTGCCTGTGATGTGGCACTCGCGGTAGAACTGGCGCTGGGAGTGGGCGTAGAGGGTGTCTTGGTAGCCGTGGATGGCGCAGCGGTAGAGGACCGAGAGGTCGGAGTCCGAACGGAAGGCCACGGCTTGGTGCTTCTCGGGGCCGGCCGTGTTCTCGAAGGTTATGTCCCGTGCGATGAACCCTTGCCCTTTCACGGCtgtacaaataataaaacagcTTTAAGTTATCTCAACTGTCTAATTAGTGAAAgggttattttaaatttatacttcAAGAGTTAAATTTTCAGTCAATTTAAGAATGTTTTGAATGTTTCCACAATAATCAAAAAAACGTTTTAAGCATACACTTCTGTAGATTGAGTTGTTAACGGGCCTAAGCCAAACGGCCCAAACCTGACTTGCTAAGGGTAACATATCAAATGTGAATTGACTTACTACCTTCAAATTCGAAAAATTCGAATACAATCTGTACCTGACATGAATCCGTtaacaacaaatataataatggTTGACACGATACAATAACTACGTACACTGTAACTACACAATAACGACACAAACCAAATAGGAGGTTTTAAGATGAAACTTGaaaagttactccctctgtccctaaaagatgtcatacttaTAGGACGGCACGAAATTTTaagaggttttattttgtgtattaaatggaaagagaaaataggagtataattttttcttcatatgtccctgaaaagtatggACATTTGgttcggcatgagttttaatgcataattgataaagtaagagagaaataaaaataattttttttaaagtattgttagtggagaatgggtccCTCCTCATTAGAAAGGAGGAGTTTccaaattagaaagttcatggatttaaaaggaaagagttcatatttttcagggacggagagagtatattaatgtgaaaagacttttttccttaaaaataaatgtgtcatttttaattaaataaactaaaagaagaaagtgagacatcttttatggCACGAAGGTAACAAATTTTCCTTCTCTATATAGGTCAATTCTCTATACCAAATTCAGTAAGTAAAGTGTTAAAAGCATTTCACCGGACGTGATATTATATAGATATACACCGACACAGCCATATGCACATTTTCATGTATTGTTTCCAAATTCGtgataaaagaataaaatatcatgaa
The genomic region above belongs to Salvia hispanica cultivar TCC Black 2014 chromosome 3, UniMelb_Shisp_WGS_1.0, whole genome shotgun sequence and contains:
- the LOC125210847 gene encoding pectinesterase-like, with product MAFDLIQQRRQEEKKQKFKQDLGIAFIISAITILLLAAAVCFAIYKTNKNNHHNSVAAHNQEAPPPPPPKPKTTQGVVKSVCANTDYKKTCEESILKEVKTKNNATATPMDILRASLVATFKVVDDVTRQAKGLEFKTPMTKAALNDCLVLLNDGRDEVNSSIASVRGARVGRMRTAKAELDNWLSAVISYQQTCLDGFPEVADKEKVRKILERVKMFGSNALSVASQVSAALTEAETSNGSQRKLLVFNWMNNNHYRRILKSNGLKFTPNVTVAKDKTGNFSTINEALGAMPKKFKGRYVIYVREGVYYENVVVAKDMKNVTLYGDGSQKTIITGSKNFVDGVTTFETATFVAIGARFMAQSLGFRNTAGPEKHQAVALRVQSDRSIFVNCRIEGYESTLYVQAHRQFYRNCHITGTVDFIFGDAAAMFQNCMINLRKPLESQQNVVTAQGRAERRETTGIVLQKCKILADKKLEPEKAKVKSFLGRPWKEYSRTIVMESEIGDVIQPEGWKEWNGDLGLKTLFYAEYNNKGAGASTKDRVKWGGYKTLKRDDVLKFTVGPFLQAEDWLKAADVPVRFGMFS